One region of Labrus mixtus chromosome 1, fLabMix1.1, whole genome shotgun sequence genomic DNA includes:
- the LOC132958552 gene encoding ceroid-lipofuscinosis neuronal protein 6 homolog: METVRKRRGSGLHTETSTPAGLKENSTQQENQRFHFDLWFLLTLQNWILDFGRPIVMIILPLEWFPLNKPSAGDYFHMAYNVITPFLMLKLIERSPRPLPRSAIYLCIITFVMGASIHLVGDSINHRLILSGYQLHLSVRENPIIKDLKPATLIDSFELLYYYDEHLGHLMWYIPFFIILFIYFTGCFTKAEKHKKIPISGWLLLGPSSLYYWYLVTEGQITELFLLTFLAMVVMAIHQKRKGLGLDSNGLFLFYSFSFTVLLVGLWVVYLWEDPVLRNKYPGLIYVPEPWSYYTLHIKKNH, translated from the exons ATGGAGACTGTGCGGAAACGAAGAGGCAGTGGTTTACATACCGAAACTAG CACTCCTGCTGGTTTAAAGGAGAATTCCACGCAGCAGGAAAATCAGCGCTTCCACTTTGACCTGTGGTTCCTTCTCACGCTGCAGAACTGGATACTGGACTTTGGAAGACCTATAGTCATG atCATCCTTCCTCTGGAGTGGTTTCCTCTGAACAAGCCCAGTGCTGGAGACTATTTCCACATGGCCTACAATGTTATAACACCATTTTTAATGCTGAAG CTGATAGAGCGCAGTCCCAGGCCGCTGCCTCGCTCAGCCATCTACCTGTGCATCATCACTTTTGTCATGGGAGCCAGCATCCACCTCGTGGGAGACTCCATCAACCACCGGCTCATCCTGAGCGGCTACCAGCTCCACCTGTCGGTCAGAGAGAACCCCATCATTAAAGACCTCAAACCTGCCACACTG ATTGATTCCTTTGAGCTGCTGTATTATTACGACGAACATCTGGGACACTTGATGTG GTATATCCCTTTCTTCATCATTCTGTTCATCTACTTCACCGGCTGCTTCACCAAggctgaaaaacacaagaagattCCCATCTCTGGTTGGCTGTTGCTGGGACCCAGCTCACTCTACTATTG GTACCTGGTCACTGAGGGACAAATCACTGAACTTTTCCTCCTCACCTTTCTCGCCATGGTTGTCATGGCGATTCACCAAAAGCGCAAAGGCCTCGGCCTGGACAGCAACGGCCTGTTCCTGTTCTACAGCTTCAGCTTCACTGTGCTCCTGGTGGGCCTGTGGGTGGTCTATCTGTGGGAAGACCCAGTGCTACGAAACAAGTACCCTGGACTGATTTATGTGCCAGAACCCTGGTCCTACTACACCTTACATATCAAGAAGAACCACTGA
- the LOC132958636 gene encoding calmodulin-like protein 4 yields the protein MAKFFTPAQINEFKECFSLYDKKQKAKIDAKDLITVMRCLGTSPTFGEIERHLQVHKIEKKGELDFSTFLTMMHRQMQQEDPKAEILEALRMTDKQKKGYIQASELRAKLTMLGEKLTNKEVDELFKEANVKSNGVIKYEEFTQMVTLPPVDY from the exons ATG GCAAAATTCTTCACACCAGCTCAAATCAACG AGTTCAAGGAGTGCTTCTCCCTTTACGACAAGAAGCAAAAGGCAAAGATTGATGCCAAAGATCTGATCACAGTTATGCGCTGTCTGGGTACAAGCCCCACGTTTGGTGAAATCGAAAGACATCTGCAAGTTCACAAAATTG AAAAGAAAGGAGAGCTGGACTTCTCTACCTTCCTGACAATGATGCACAGACAGATGCAACAGGAAGACCCCAAAGCAGAAATCCTGGAGGCCTTGAGGATGACAGATAAGCAGAAGAAAGGATACATCCAGGCGTCCGAGCTGCGGGCCAAGCTCACCATGCTAGGAGAGAAACTCACAAACAaagaag TGGATGAGCTCTTCAAAGAGGCAAACGTCAAGTCAAACGGGGTTATCAAGTACGAGGAGTTCACGCAGATGGTGACGCTGCCACCTGTTGATTACTGA